One part of the uncultured Celeribacter sp. genome encodes these proteins:
- a CDS encoding leucyl aminopeptidase produces the protein MDHASFTDICLHQLKMSGVQKDERLIVLTQGNERLDYADAFMAAGRMLGANMYHMRLPAPAIIGEWAVGQTGLAAMPDAVEALKNCDMLIDCIFLLFSPEQFAIQAAGTRILTAVEPPELLARMLPTQEIKEKVTIAGEMLGKAKVMRITSPHGTDVTYKLNTYPAVTEYACTDEPGRWDHWPSGFVFTGGDDDGVDGTIVVAPGDVLLPQNTYVNTPITYTIEKGWITDIRGGLDAELVKSYMEAFNDPRGMGMSHVGWGMNPNAKWHNMVPGAFPGGMGMEPRAFYGNVMFSTGPNNELGGPNDTACHLDIPMRGCSLFLDDEAIVIDGDIVVKEIQMERH, from the coding sequence ATGGATCACGCAAGTTTCACCGACATATGTCTGCATCAGCTGAAGATGTCGGGCGTTCAGAAAGACGAACGTCTCATCGTTCTGACCCAAGGCAACGAGCGTCTCGATTATGCCGATGCCTTCATGGCCGCTGGTCGGATGCTCGGCGCGAATATGTACCACATGCGTTTGCCCGCACCAGCGATCATTGGCGAATGGGCCGTGGGGCAGACGGGGCTTGCCGCCATGCCGGACGCGGTCGAAGCACTGAAAAACTGCGACATGCTGATCGATTGCATCTTCCTGCTGTTTTCGCCTGAGCAATTCGCCATTCAGGCTGCGGGCACCCGTATCCTCACCGCAGTCGAGCCGCCGGAACTTTTGGCGCGGATGCTCCCGACACAGGAGATCAAGGAAAAAGTGACCATTGCGGGAGAGATGCTCGGCAAGGCGAAAGTCATGCGCATCACCTCACCTCATGGCACGGATGTGACCTATAAGCTCAACACCTACCCGGCGGTGACGGAATATGCCTGCACCGATGAACCCGGTCGTTGGGACCACTGGCCGTCGGGCTTTGTCTTCACCGGTGGCGATGACGATGGGGTCGATGGAACGATCGTGGTGGCGCCGGGTGATGTGCTCTTGCCTCAGAACACTTATGTGAACACGCCGATCACATACACGATTGAAAAGGGGTGGATTACCGACATTCGCGGCGGTCTGGATGCGGAACTGGTGAAATCCTACATGGAGGCTTTCAACGATCCGCGAGGCATGGGCATGAGCCATGTCGGCTGGGGCATGAATCCAAATGCCAAATGGCACAATATGGTGCCGGGCGCTTTCCCGGGGGGCATGGGCATGGAGCCGCGCGCCTTTTACGGCAACGTGATGTTCTCCACGGGGCCGAACAACGAGCTTGGCGGTCCCAATGATACGGCCTGTCATCTCGACATCCCGATGCGGGGCTGCTCGCTGTTCCTTGATGACGAGGCAATCGTGATCGATGGCGATATCGTGGTGAAAGAAATCCAGATGGAGCGGCACTGA
- a CDS encoding alpha/beta hydrolase: MAFGYNVRANGIRNHLIRYEGKGPQLLLIPGITSPAITWGFVAERLAEVFDVHVLDVRGRGLSETGDLDYTLDAMAADAVALAEQMDRPIVMGHSMGARTAIRAVVENPEVFKGAILVDPPVSGPNRRPYPSPWAWYGDSIKMAVKGCSAEDMKAYCPTWTDEQCALRAEWLHTCHWGAIRTAYDGFHTDDIHADIPKLTVPTRLVIAGGAPVIQDEDEAELKALLPSMEVRTVEGAGHMIPWDDLEGFLDAVMDFAV, encoded by the coding sequence ATGGCATTTGGATACAATGTACGGGCCAACGGCATTCGCAATCACCTGATCCGCTATGAAGGGAAGGGGCCGCAACTGTTGCTGATCCCCGGCATTACTTCACCGGCAATCACATGGGGCTTTGTTGCCGAACGTCTGGCCGAAGTCTTCGACGTCCACGTGCTCGACGTGCGTGGCCGAGGTCTCAGCGAGACGGGTGATCTCGATTATACGCTGGACGCCATGGCAGCCGATGCGGTGGCGTTGGCCGAACAGATGGATAGGCCCATCGTCATGGGGCACTCTATGGGCGCGCGCACCGCGATCCGGGCGGTGGTTGAGAATCCTGAGGTGTTCAAAGGCGCCATTCTGGTTGATCCTCCGGTCTCCGGTCCGAACCGTCGCCCGTACCCGTCGCCTTGGGCATGGTACGGAGATTCGATCAAGATGGCTGTCAAAGGCTGTTCGGCGGAGGACATGAAAGCCTATTGCCCGACATGGACCGACGAACAATGCGCCTTGCGGGCCGAATGGCTGCACACCTGCCACTGGGGCGCGATCCGCACCGCTTATGACGGGTTTCACACCGACGACATCCACGCAGATATTCCGAAACTCACCGTGCCGACCCGGCTGGTGATCGCGGGTGGGGCGCCGGTTATTCAGGACGAAGACGAAGCTGAACTGAAGGCGCTTTTGCCCTCCATGGAGGTCCGTACGGTCGAGGGCGCGGGGCACATGATCCCATGGGATGACCTTGAGGGCTTTCTGGACGCTGTCATGGATTTCGCGGTCTAA
- a CDS encoding Asp/Glu racemase, translating into METEIPALLKARETVAPERFTFHSARMRMKHVTKEELEKMDADSDRCALELSDAKVDVMGYACLVAIMSMGKGYHCVSGPRLAGVAAKNGGPAPVVTSAGALVDGIRALGAKKIALVAPYMKPLTEMVVEYIRNEGIEVSDYIALEIQDNLDVAAHDPMNLPEIVKGLKTDDVDAVVLSACVQMPSLPAVPMAEAITGKPVLTAAIATTWQMLKALDLDTRVPGGGTLLSGAY; encoded by the coding sequence ATGGAAACGGAGATTCCCGCACTTTTGAAAGCGCGTGAGACCGTGGCGCCGGAACGTTTCACCTTTCACTCCGCGCGGATGCGGATGAAGCATGTGACCAAGGAAGAGCTGGAAAAAATGGACGCAGACAGCGACCGCTGCGCGCTGGAGCTGTCGGATGCTAAGGTCGATGTGATGGGCTATGCCTGCCTCGTGGCGATCATGTCGATGGGTAAAGGGTATCACTGCGTGTCCGGCCCGCGTCTTGCCGGTGTGGCTGCAAAAAATGGCGGGCCCGCCCCGGTTGTGACATCTGCCGGCGCTCTCGTAGACGGGATCCGGGCGCTCGGGGCCAAGAAGATTGCTCTGGTTGCGCCCTACATGAAGCCGCTGACGGAAATGGTGGTGGAATATATCCGCAACGAAGGCATCGAGGTCAGCGATTACATTGCGCTGGAGATTCAGGACAACCTCGATGTGGCGGCGCATGATCCGATGAACTTGCCGGAGATTGTCAAAGGTTTGAAAACCGATGACGTAGATGCAGTGGTGCTGTCTGCCTGTGTTCAGATGCCATCGCTTCCTGCTGTACCGATGGCTGAGGCGATCACCGGAAAACCTGTTCTGACTGCGGCTATCGCCACCACCTGGCAGATGCTCAAAGCGCTTGATCTCGACACTCGCGTGCCCGGTGGCGGTACGCTGCTGTCCGGCGCGTACTGA
- a CDS encoding TetR/AcrR family transcriptional regulator — MILDKAELVFSEVGFNGAKVRDISAAAGVNQALVRYYFGSKQELFDEVVRRRGSVISGARHVLLDQVLASGKTPTVEEIVKKYLKPQWDMKYSGPNGAAFVRLQARLHSELDEHALHLRSEVYDASVKRYIAALCGVLPEIPKEVISIRMAFLVGTYMFMLNDLGRINDLTDGQIGEVGQDEMLDHLTAFLSAGLRAPLP; from the coding sequence GTGATCCTTGATAAGGCTGAGCTGGTTTTTTCAGAGGTTGGTTTTAATGGGGCGAAGGTGCGCGATATTTCTGCTGCCGCTGGCGTAAATCAGGCTCTCGTACGGTATTATTTCGGTTCGAAGCAAGAGCTGTTCGACGAGGTCGTGCGGCGGCGCGGTTCTGTGATTTCCGGTGCACGTCACGTTCTCCTGGATCAGGTTTTAGCCTCCGGAAAAACGCCGACAGTCGAAGAGATAGTAAAAAAATATCTTAAACCACAATGGGATATGAAATATTCGGGGCCGAATGGAGCGGCTTTTGTTCGCTTGCAAGCCCGATTGCATTCCGAGCTTGATGAGCACGCATTGCATTTGCGCAGCGAAGTTTATGATGCGTCAGTGAAGCGCTATATCGCAGCGCTTTGCGGGGTGTTGCCTGAGATTCCGAAAGAGGTGATTTCGATCCGCATGGCCTTTCTTGTTGGCACCTATATGTTCATGCTCAACGATCTCGGGCGGATCAACGACCTGACCGATGGTCAGATTGGAGAGGTGGGGCAGGACGAGATGCTTGATCACCTTACAGCCTTCTTGTCGGCGGGGCTTCGAGCGCCACTTCCCTGA